Genomic segment of Coffea arabica cultivar ET-39 chromosome 1e, Coffea Arabica ET-39 HiFi, whole genome shotgun sequence:
caatttattgctattcgtgcgtttcctgaattaattgttcatgggtattttattaattgaatatcaacggccgggtatttgatttaatttaatagcctactgccacgttaattaaatagaatccgtaattgttcatttagttaacacctcgtggcaaccaccataattgattttatgatggggaaacgcaagatctaatttaaataaatcctcttagcgtgtttattggttagggttgggttcttctaggtttaatgcaattggataattaaattcctacggtcgtacctagggttgttatctggttaaagaagcagtcaatggtcgtaccttgactgtcaaaaaagtaaggaagagttggttgtcagagcttattgatggctataaccaacctagtgataaatggatgaaatatctttgcatcgatgatcatttaattggaccgtgcctgagcagttgatcctttgggtagaacttttattaattgctatttttagtaaattgtgctttgtgaattagttttgaattttgttggctttattttattcttattttcatttgcttcccattgaaaatcccccaattttgttctactgatttggaaagaaataatttcctacctgctccctgtggaatcgaccctacttgccattgtacgcaaaattagtatttttatagacaaacccggtatatcggattaagcaaactcttcgagaacagggtgaatcaagtaacccattacacacctagggtccctgctccagtacttggatttgttctataattatttaattgaggtggtaattaggactttttagtaattattattgcacaggttcggcacctgtcaatttttggcgccgttgccggggagcaggcatttggattatttgtttcttttcaaattcagtttttattttattttattcttcttggtatttttgctagtttatgctCCGTTCTTCTCGCACAGGTGAATTGTTATACGATCCTGAGGTTGAGAAGGCAGCGCGTAGGCGGAGGCAAGAGACCAAGAGACAAAAAGGAGGGCACTTATTTGCTGCAAACGAGTCAGTGGAAGACGAAGTAAGCATGGCCAACACccaaacattaagggagttggctgctccggAGCTGACTCACCAGCCCTTATGCATCACATTCCCTACTTTGGCTGAGAATACTGCTTTCGAACTGAAGTCGGGGCTGATTCAACTCTTACCTTCTTTCCATGGTCTCTCTGGCGAAGAACCCTACAAGCACGTTAAGGAGTTCGAGGTGGTTTGCATTAGTATGAAACCTCCTGGGGTCACTGAAGAGCAAATTAGACTGAGAGCCTTTCCGTTCTCTCTCAAGGATGCGGCTAAAGATTGGTTGTACTACCTACCAGCAGGTAGTATTACCACATTGGcacagttgaaaaagaagtttttgaaaaaattcttccCTGCATCCCGGGCTGCGAGTTTGAGGAAGGAAATCTGTAACATTAAACAGTATCCCGGGGAATCCTTGTATGATTATTGGGAAAGGTTTAACAAGTTGTGCACTAGATGCCCGCAGcatcaaattagtgaacaaCTGTTAATCCAATACTTCTATGAAGGACTCCAATCAACTGATAGGAGTATTATAGATGCTGCAAGCGGGGGAGCGTTGGTAAATAAGACCCCGAGGGAAGCGTGGCTGCTCATTGAGTCGATGGCGGAGAATTCTCAACAGTTTGGCTTCCGTGAGACTAACCCTACCCGTAGGGTCAACGAGGTGGAGACGTCATCTATTCAGCAACAATTGTCGGAACTAACATCCGTTGTTCGACAATTAGTGGTGGGAAATATGCCCCAAGTAAAGGCCTGTGGAATCTGCACAAATATGGGTCACCATACCGACTCATGCCCTATGTTGCGAGAGGATGAGGCCGAACAAGTGAACATGGCTGGAGGCGTGCCCGCGCCTCGTAGGCAGTACGATCCATACTCCAACACGTACAATCCGGGTTGGAGAGATCACCCCAATCTCAGCTATGGTAGTAGGCCACAAAATGCATTCTCCAATCGGCCTCCAGGTTTTCAGCAACCTTGGCAACATAAGTCTCAACCCTCGTCCTCAAGCTCAGGGAGTTCTTTGGAAGAAATTGTCAAGAGTTTGGCCACAACTACCACTCAACTCGTCACGACCACCACTCAGCTCCAGCAGGAGACTAGGTCCTTAGTTGCAAGTACTACTCAATTCCAACATGACACCAAAGCAGGCATGAAGGACATGGAGACTCGCATGAGTCAAATGGCAACTGCCATTAATCGCCTGGAGTCCCACGTCTATAGGAAATTGCCATCGCAACCTGAGGTAAACCCCAAAAATGTAAGTGCCATGACATTAAGGAGTGGCAAGGAGGTGGAGGGATCTAAGTTGACGATTTCGAAAATCAAAAGTGAAGAGCAGATAGAAAAGggaattgaagaggaagggCGCATTCGCGAAGAGTCTAAGGTAACATCTATTCCTTCGATCCCTATTAAATCTAATCTAGCTCCATTTCCTTGCAAGTTGGAAAAGACAAAGAGGgcagaaaaggaaagagaaatcCTGGATGTGTTCCGCAAAGTTCAAGTAAACATCCCCCTATTGGACGCGATCAAGCAGGTACCCAAGTAcgcaaagttcttgaaagacttGTGCGTtaacaaaagaaagctaaggggTGATGAAAGAGTGATGGTATGAGAGAATGTATCAGCTGTACTTCAAAGGAAACTCCCACCCAAATGCAGAGATCCAGGTATGTTTGCTATCCCCTGTAAGATTGGTCATTCTAGTATCAAAAATGCCATTATAGATTTAGGAGCTTCTATTAATGTGATGCCTAAGTCAATCTATGATTTCCTAAATTTAGGACCTTTAAAAGAAACGGGGatagtaattcaattggctgATCGTATATGTGCTTATCCGGATGGGATAGTTGAGGATGTTTTAGTGCAAgtagatggattaatttttcctgctgatttttatgtgctttacATGGATGATAGAAGTGCCCCAAATCCATCACCCATTATATTAGGAAGACCATTTTTGAGTACTGCCCAGACTAAAATTGACGTTAGTAAGGGTACTCTCacgatggaatttgatggagaaatagtccactttaatatttttgatacaatgAAACATCCTGTTAACTCTCATTCTGTGTTTGCTATGTATACCACTAATCCCTCTGTGCAAGAATTTTCTAAGTTTGCTTATAGGGGTAAATCCAAGGTTGTTGCGAACAAGTCCTATAGGATGAAAGCAATTCATGAGgtaaaaatggagagaaaatttaggaaaaaagtTGCACTCAATGGCCATGTGGATCCTGGAGGAGGGCCACCAATTACAAGGAAAATTCAATTACATCCAAACTAAAGAGTGGTGTTGTGTCtaaccaaagacattaaagaaaggcgctacttgggaggcaacccaaggcttcttttgttttagttttcttatatttttgaagtttttgttaagtgttagtgtcatTTAGTGGGTTGTTATTTTGTGACAGGAGTTGGCAGCTAGACATGCCCATGCTAGGTCATCACACCTAAGGAATGGAGTTTTGGAATTGACGGTCAGACGACTATAACTtctaaggcgtgcccacgccttccaaCCCTTCCGAAAAAGAAACTTCAGTCTTCTCCTTCCTGTTGGTGTTGCGTCCGCCGCCACCACACCACCTTGTGCACGCAGCCGTCTCACCCCCCTCCGCCTTAGTATCTCATTTTCCCTCCCCGGAGCCAGGAAAGTTTCTCTTCTTTCCTCCTATTACTTTATTTTGTCTCTtctacattgaggacaatgtaggtcttaggtgtggggggagtgGCTTCCATTAGttctttttgctttgtttttcaaaaaaaaaaaatgaaaacatgggatgaatgaaaaaaaaatgaaaaacattgtAGTTAGTCGGCTTTTTGGTTATTTATATGCTTGTTAGTGTTGGGGTATGTTACTGTGATGAATGACATAATCAAAGTGAGTGGGTATGTTGTCGGATATGCTAGCTGTGCATTTTGCTTCCCTTGGCAATGTCGTTCAATGTTGAATATGCAGGAATTGACCCATTCTTGTAACTTTTGGGGAGTTTTTGAGCCTTGCTTGAgcatattattcttgtttgctctattttgtttgattgagtgggtatcactcatggtattggcattctagaacttgctagtTTATGCATGTCGAGGCCACATTTTTGTTGAATtggatgcatttgaaatgataagggcatttagGATTTAACCCTCTTCAGCTATCTAAAAAATCAAGCCCTCATCTTATCTCCCAATAGTGAACTAATTTGAGCTTTTGTCCTTCGTTTCTGGTTGATATCCGTGTTTGTTAACCCAAAACCTCTTTAAACTTTCTTGTTTACCCCTGTGTTGTCAAGGGATGCCTGAATTCCATCATTTGTACAAAGCAAACAGAAATGGGGTTGCAAGTGCTGATAGATTAGGAGGTATATGATACTATCCTTGTGTAAAGGAGGGGAAATTGGAAAAAGGCCACTGACCAGAGAACTTTGGCTTacagggcgtgcccacgccttacagGACTgtctcttgaaaaaaaaaaaattcctgaaGAGACCTCGTGACCAGAGGACTATGGGctacaaggcgtgcccacgccttgcgagcagtattaaaaaaaaaaaaaaagagaaagaggaaaATTGGGGGCACTTGTACAATGGGCACAACAAATGAAAATTGCCTTGTTAGTGAAACTCCTCCAATAAAGCACTGTGGTTATTGGTGAGTTTCGGACATTCTCTTGACACTTTTCCCCCTATCTATACCTTCTTAACCCGCCTTTCACCTGAGCCCCATTACAACCCTATTAAAGTCCCTTTGATTTATGTGTTTGGTTCACTTttaagtggtggagatgtgataaatgtgcaagcctATGGTAATGGCATTCCGTGCTGTTGAATTGAGCGTTCCtagtattcatatatattttttgaattacAACATGTCCGGTGTGTTCTACCTTTGGTGATATTGTCAGGGACTCTAGATGCTTGTGTTAGTATAGACTACTACATGACCTCTGCTCTCTTGGTTGTACTTCTGAGCTCCgaaatgcttgagggcaagcattgtctaggtgtggggggatttgatagaACGGTTATTTGGCGTATTTTGCACtgttattttgtcctaattttgacTATTCACGGTGCTAAGAACTGGAATTTCACTCATATTCGACatttgtgtgaattgtaggtggtCGGCATAAAAAATGATCTCGCGAggcaaatttccagaagaccTTTCATTTCAGAGCGTGGCCACGCCTTGGAAGGTGGACGAAACCGAAAGCCGGACTGCGGTCCACGTGAACCGCGAGGAGCACGGGATTAAAACTCTAAAAGTCCCTTTGTATCAAGGAATTGGGCCAGACGTTTTTTTTGGTTGCTTGACCTCCTGCGGCGGCTATAAAAATATAGGAAAAAGACAGATTCAGGACATCATCTACTTTAggctttagttttctttttctacttTTGGGGTCAGACGCCCTTTTTCTTGGCTTTTGTTCTCTTCTCCGGCAGCAATTGCATAGGAGATTAGATAGCTTAAACTTTTCTTATTTTAGGCCGAATGGGTCTGACGAAAAAGACTTTTCTTCCCCTTGCTTTTGTCTTTTACGTTTGACTCTTTCACTTTAGTCTTCGGATCTGTACAATTCGTGGGGGCTTTGGCATTGAATTTGGGGATTCAGTACGATTGCCAACGCAGAGATAAGGAAGacgctttcttttttctttcttcgtaCTTCACTGTTCCAGATTCTTCGATGTCTGCGTGGATGAAATTAATTAATTCGCGCAAGGTTGatacgatgaggagcggctaattttctcctctacccaaaggttgacgcgaaggcgcggtccataatatctgtgagatctaatcgaatcttcattatttcttccaatttattgctattcgtgcgtttcctgaattaattgttcatgggtattttattaattgaatatcaacggccgggtatttgatttaatttaatagcctactgccacgttaattaaatagaatccgtaattgttcatttagttaacacctcgtggcaaccaccacaattggttttatgatggggaaacgcaagatctaatttaaataaaccctcttagcgtgtttattggttagggttgggttcttctaggtttaatgcaattggataattaaattcctacggtcgtacctagggttgttatctggttagagaagcagtcaatggtcgtaccttgactgtcgaaaaagtaaggaagagctggttgtcagagcttattgatgGCTATAATCAACCTAGtgataaatggatgaaatatctttgcatcgatgatcatttaattggaccctgcctgagcagttgatcctttgggtagaacttttattaattgctatttttagtaaattgtgctttgtgaattagttttgaattttgttggctttattttattcttattttcatttgcttcccattgaaaatcccccaattttgttctactgatttggaaagaaataatttcctacctgctccctgtggaatcgaccctacttgccattgtacgcaaaattagtatttttatagacaaacccggtatatcggatcaagcaaactcttcgagaacagggtgaatcaagtaacccattacacacctagggtccctgctccagtacttggatttgttctataattatttaattgaggtggtaattaggactttttagtaattattattgcacaggttcgacacctgtcaattgagttttacgcgtacatagcagccttttctgactctgggctgctacagtgatccgagctgatACAGTACCttggatccgtatggatccgagctcggttccactaacccagaaacagccgagggttcggatgaatagtggatccgagtgtggatcacttgctctatttttggctcaacttcaaccgatcttttcttgatgttagaggctgaaccagttcatgtctaaaacatgaaagttgtagacttttgagttatctttccaatgcatcaagaatcacctcatttggatctgtgtaggctgagatatgaccgaaatacccgTGCCTGCTCCATGctttgttccagtttcgaccaataacaattgactctgtacttcggctttttgacctggaaaaccttcaaactggattcagatgtcttcaccaaagttatagatatatctcttatcttcaaattggttcaagaatcatcttaatccgatCACTGTATCTCAAGTTatggccgaaatacgaaaatgtgtcaaaactgtcaaaatacacaaaatcccactaaaaagtgataaaaacctcatttaatcatttaaaagcatttttcaccaattatagccaaaatgattcattttcttccaataatataactaaagtgactaaaaataatataaaatattataaaattattacgtaaattagtcacttatcagtcACCTCCTGAATCAACAATAATTCCCTTGATTTTCTCCAATAAATCTGGCCTACTTTGCAAATTCTCAAGAATGGAACCATACCTCCTCAGATGCTTCGGATTCGACCCAAGCCATCGCAACAAAACTGCAGCAAAGATTGGCCCTTTATCCCCGATGACCCCATTTTCTCTAGGGTGAATTCCATCAAGAGCGTAATTCCAGTGGAAAGATTTAGCTTTTTGGTCAGAGAAAATGCGGAAGAAGGTTGAGGTGGAGAAGAATGAGTTGAGGAGAAACAGTGAAGAATTGAGGGAATGGGAAAAGCCAAATGGAGTTGTTGAGGGGTGGTGGGGAATGTGGGCGTTTGAGATAATAATGGAGTGGTGATTTTGGGGGTTAATAAACGAAACTGCAGGAGTTGGAATTGggcgatgatgatgatgatgatagtaaggaggaggagaaggaagCAGTGTGGAAAAGGGCTTTAGAGGAAGCGGCTTTTGGAGAGGGAAAAGGGAGTTGGGAAGATGGTGTCCGAAGGCAAAGAAAGAGGGAAATGAGTTTTGTCTGAAATTTGGCCAAGTGTTGAGtgtttttcttccaaatcaaCTTTAAATGACGTCGTTTCTGCTTCTTTTAGAACCCCGCCTCTACTCTTTCAATTTTCAGCTTCCCACTTCCACTATTGCACACTAAAAAATACGCGTTGTCTCTAAATTGTTGAAccttttttaataaaagtaacgccttctatctctttttcttttcccaatcTTTGTGTAATTAACATTGTTTATTATGTTGAGCTTTTTCATTTCACAAGTTATATTAAAACTTTGGAATATGAAAATTtagtctttttttctttttttcttttttttctaacaTAGGTTTTTTAGGATCTCTACAAAAAATAATGTTCAAAAACTAAAAGgcttattaaaaatatatttatgattcaAAAAAAGACCTTTTAATGTAAATATTTTTGGtatcaatttaataattttatcaattatGCACGAATTGTGGTTTGACAAGACCAAACAATCTATTTAgttgatcaaataaccaaaatggTTTACTAATACATGCATGAAACACTAAATCTATTTGATACAAGTACTGATTCATACACCATAAAAAATTTGATTATTGTAAATTGTAATACATAACAAACGCCAGTCATGCAATTGTCaagatttttacttaatttcatattaaattttattattctttgccattattttcacactATGTTAATCAATAATTTTCCATATGTTGTCAAGAGAACTAAATAAtgaattcatgatattttttaactttataacAAGGTATTAGCTAAATTtggaataattaaaaaataggtatacattttttttacaatACCTTCCTTATTTTGCCAATGATAAACACAAAATAAAGTGTAAAGcatagggtgccataatagaattaataaaattggtttatCACGTACGAGGctaaattgcaaaagataaGGTGTCATGGTAGAGTTAATGAGATTAGTTTACCACATACGGGgctaaaatataaaagttcGGTTGTCATaacataattaattaaatttatttacaGCATATGGGCCATATAGAAAAAATTAGGGTGGcatatggggctaaaatgtaatagttagggtgtcatatagtagaattaataaaatttatttacaacatatgggccatattgaaaaaattaaagtgGTATGTAGggttaaaatgtaaaaattagggtgtcatagtagaattaataaaatttatttacaacatatatgccatattgaaaaaattagggtgacatagtagaattagtgaaagTAAGTTGGGAATAAACACTTTGGACAGTGACGACTAGTTGTTGTCACTAATTTAGAACTGACAACTATATTGTGACGATATTTTAAGTTATCACTGTAGGACCAATTTCAATGACAACCtattttccagtcgtcacaaTGGTGATCTCCCGCCACACTGGCTAGTTGCGCGCCATCCATATTGTGACGACTTATCCCATGTTGTCACTGTTGCCGGGTGAACCCACGATCAACTATGACGACATTAAAACTCGTCACTAAAGTTTTCAATTGTGACAAGTTTCTCTGTTGTCACAGAGAATGTTGTCACAAaagaccaaatttcttgtagtggagagaagaggagagaggacgagggagggaaagggaaagaggAGGAGGGAAAGggaagtggagagagagagagagatatgaGAAGACGGTGGTGGTGGGTAATGGTGGCAGCTGGTGGAGGAGGGGGGGAGGAAAAAAGAAGATGGGGGATGAATACtttctaaaaattttataagtatctcaaaaattttaaaatttgtaaaagCATCCAAGATAGTTTAGGCAAAGGAATTTAAGCGccaaatataaaaagaaaaaaattaaataataataataataatacatcACTTGTAGGTCACATATAGGTTACAAGTGAAATTCCATATTGTTTAAAGTTTAAGAGGATTATATGGACATTTCAAAATCATAAGGTGTCCAATTGATTTTTGCCAAAACCACGAGGAGGTTTTCTGTATTTTACCTTTTGTATTACCGGTTTATTTGGGATTTTATAATAAGTTGACACACATCCCAccattttttataattattgaatAGTTACCAATTCCTTTGAATATGAATTTATCTAAATTTAaactttattaataaatttcCATACTTTTGATGAccatattctattttttttcaaaattcttttgatatttttgaattgacATTAAATTTGAAAACCATGAGTGTACTTAATAAGTTCAACATTAGTTGGACAAGTATTCAAACATGTGACAACTGGAAAGAACAAGAATCCATTCATTTAGTTTATGCTTGTAAAGAGCTAATTGTGATTTCATAATGCACAAATAATGCACGTGCAAATCCTActacttattttttgaaacttaaggtaTTGTTATGTAGAGAGTTACTTCAACATTTTTGTACTTGTTAACGAGTAAACCTGATATCTTTAGGATGCAACCATTCTAAACATGTCTTGATGTTTTAGAAAGACACATAATTTGAAGTATATAATTTGTTGGCATAGACTAATGTAGAACTTACCAttgaaaagagaaattttagTGGCATAATTGGATCCTTAAACAATCTAATAAAGGCATGGCTTACCATTTTGCAACCGTATATCATTACAAATTGAGGAGCTAGTACACTATCCCACTGGAAACAAATCTAAAACACTAAATAGCCTCAATCGGACAACTATATGTTTACCAAATGTAAGGGAAATAATTGAAATAAGTGGAATCTCCTACACTTATCCCAAAAATTTACCACATGATTAATATTTGTACATGAAGAGGTAGTTATCCAAGGGTTTAATCCTCTGGTtgtggaaaataaataaataaataaatatatatatattgaaaacaACTTTCCAGACTCCAGCTCTTAAAAAGCTCCCAACTACCCATCTCTTTTTCATAGAATTTgtaaggacccaaaaattttcttatttatcggatattacaagtttacttaagcatttatttactcattttctccgaattattcaTTTCGACCATTTACAAATCCATTGATATGGAacaacgcctcttttatattttaaaacattttgttggaaaattcacttttcaaaaattcgtttagttcgaAATAACAAGTACACGttttcgaggctatacttgaatcaggagtgtattaatattggagaattaaaaatgatcaatagtagattaagaaaagttaattgaggaattaatactagactcctgtgaggactcgcaaaatttattattttaaattcctatttcgagCTCATTGtatatttaattgcccatttattccgaataatattttctagccttttCAGACCTAagtgacgggtattttacatacgtgcaagctaaaaaataccgaattacacccgttcactgcaagtatacagatcaactagtagtttagggtatatatcgggtcgatcccacagggaagagtgaacaattaccggtattactaaagtttctttattatttagactatcaattaatgataagaaatttaacttactgcacttatacaagaaattaacaaataaaagctccttaggttgtggtatccctaactactcatgcaagtgttatatttggatcattgaatactacatctaggctagttatggtgtaatttccttatgcatttgaatcctactttcgtagtgaatcaattatacttataactaatccatacctattctcatggttatgaaattagctacaagtttatttcttcagtgaaattacatgaaatgaatcactaaaaaccacataggtgcacctctactttcgtgagtgtactccctatgtttagcacttcttgaactaatgttaaatctcaattttcattgcagaaataacaccttagataatcacaattaatggtaccagattaatcatgatttaaagagttaaagtactaaataatttgctcaaatcatagcagtcaaatagccaaataataagcactaacaatcatagaaggttcaaccaaacccaaggtataaactttagaaacacataatagacataaattccagaacttgcatattaactatgtttaagaatccaatacaaaagataaagagttggagaagagataacccatgtcacttg
This window contains:
- the LOC113720794 gene encoding uncharacterized protein; translation: MLRSSRTGELLYDPEVEKAARRRRQETKRQKGGHLFAANESVEDEVSMANTQTLRELAAPELTHQPLCITFPTLAENTAFELKSGLIQLLPSFHGLSGEEPYKHVKEFEVVCISMKPPGVTEEQIRLRAFPFSLKDAAKDWLYYLPAGSITTLAQLKKKFLKKFFPASRAASLRKEICNIKQYPGESLYDYWERFNKLCTRCPQHQISEQLLIQYFYEGLQSTDRSIIDAASGGALVNKTPREAWLLIESMAENSQQFGFRETNPTRRVNEVETSSIQQQLSELTSVVRQLVVGNMPQVKACGICTNMGHHTDSCPMLREDEAEQVNMAGGVPAPRRQYDPYSNTYNPGWRDHPNLSYGSRPQNAFSNRPPGFQQPWQHKSQPSSSSSGSSLEEIVKSLATTTTQLVTTTTQLQQETRSLVASTTQFQHDTKAGMKDMETRMSQMATAINRLESHVYRKLPSQPEVNPKNVSAMTLRSGKEVEGSKLTISKIKSEEQIEKGIEEEGRIREESKVTSIPSIPIKSNLAPFPCKLEKTKRAEKEREILDVFRKVQVNIPLLDAIKQVPKYAKFLKDLCVNKRKLRGDERVMV